TCGATGTAGCTTCCGAGCACCAGCTGCCGTACCTCGTTGGGCGAGGTGAACAGCTCGGGGAACGACTCGCACAACTCCATAATCCGATCCTCGCTGTAGATGTGCTGCTTTAGGAATAGCTCGTGGCCGATGTCGTTGTGCTTTTCGTAGAGCTTTTCGAGGCCAAGTATTTCTTTCTGCTCTTTTAGATCAGTGTCAGGCGTTGTTGTAATTACCTTAAATGCATCAGGCTTGGTGTAGTCGGCCTTAGCATATTCTAACGAGAACTTAAATCCCTTATCTACATCTTTAATCTCCAACGGCGACTTGCCAAACTTTTTCGACTGCTTGCTAAGGTTGCAGCTACTGCAAACAGGAATTAGGTTAAATAACGAAAGGCATAAGTATGGGTACTTACTCTTTTCAAAGAAGTGGTCGATTTGACAGATCGTTTTCACAGATTCGCTACGTACTGTAGAATAGATAAACGTTCTGTTACAATACGGACAGACAGTAATACCCAACAGTTCTACTAAATCTGGGAAGTTATACATTCGAATACTATTTTTCCTTTTAACATCTCGCGTACGAAACAGCTCATACTTTTGAATCAAACGGCCTTTTCGAGTTAATTCATTACCTTTTTTCTCAGGTGAACTATCGATCCCTATTTCCTTCGCTATTTCTCTTAACGTCGGAACATCACCAATTAGTAGGTCTTCAATTGAAAACTTGCTTGCGTGGCATTTAAGTAAAGACTCTAGTTCACTTAATGTCTTATTCTTTTTGAGAAACTCTAAAATGGATTCTAGATAATTCTTTACGATTGCATCCGTATAGTGCTGCCTAATTGGTATCATCTCTTCTTGCTTTAAGTGCCACCAACTCCTTTTCTAGCGCTTCAATTCTATCCTCGACGTTGAAGTGGAACTTCTGGTTGTACTGCTTTAGCAGCATCTCTCTTACTAAGGGTTCGCCTACTTGCCCGATGATAAAACGAATCTCCGTCTTCCTTTCCTTCGTTATTTCTCCTTTCCCTCTCAAGTCTTTAATCACATCCCCAATTTTACCTTCGGCAAACTTTCCCATAACCCCATCCATAAAGAAGGAGTTGCGGTAGAGGCTATGTATGTTGGCGCCAAAGGTGCGGTCCATATCTTTGGGATCGCATACTTTGCAACAAGGTTTACCTTTCTCGTCTTCTTTCGTATTTAAGAATATTACGTTTTCGCGAGGAAGATCGGAAACGACGATTGGGGAGTGAGACGTAATAATGATATGGTGATTGTCTTTTTTGCCCAGAAGCGAGAAGAACCAACGAAACCTATCAACTAATGATTTTTGCCATTCGGGGTGTAACGAAGTGTCTGGCTCATCGAAGATGCAGGTCGTAAAAATGCTTTTTGCCTTTTTGTGCTCATGCCAAATGCGTGCAAATAATGAGATCAGGGAGGCCTCCCCATCGCTTATGTCATTCCAGTAAATAATAGGTCTTATGCTATATGCCCAATTTTTTAAGGTTCGCTTTTCTTCCTTGTCCTCAATAAATAAGAGAACTTCTTTATTGAAACTGTCAATGTTGAATTTAAATGTTAATTCAAATATAGAAGATCTCTCATCTCTATCGTTTGATGAAATCGGTATGACAAATATGCTGCTGTTTATGCATTCATCTAATAATTGCGAATAATCATTGAATCCGGTATTTATATTGAACTCATCATTGAGGTTTCTTTCCAATTCTGGGTAACTAGCGATTCCTCTTTCTTTGTAGTTCGTGGATGCTAGCAGTGCAAAGTACAGGTATTTTACGATGTCTTCTTTTTGTATTGTGCCATGTTGTCTATATTTTAATAGTCCGTATTCAGGACTTTGTATTAAATCAAGTCGATCTATGTATGAATCCTCAAATGAGAATAGCACTTGGATATAGAATTTATCTGGGCATGCGAATGGTATCAATTTATTTTCCTTACTTATCCTCCTAATATGTGAGAAAAATTCTATCTGCTTTTTCTTATCAAGAAGATGAAATGCTGTTAATGAGGGATTGGTTGAATTATGATCTTTCGATTTTCCTAGTTCAAATGCGCTAGGATGACCAGAGGTTTCGAGTAAAAAGTTTGAGGAGATATTGGCAGTAAAGGAATTGTTAACAGGTCTCTTTTGATTGGAATTTATCGAAGTTGAGTAGTATAAAATATTGTGTGGATTATTTCCTTTCTCGTTTACGTAAAATCCATCTAAAACATCTTTTGTTTTGACCATCTTGTCATCCTGCATAATGCAGTCTCTTAGTGCATGGCTGCAAAAATGGTGGTGCTGCTCATCTTTATCTTGTGTAATAAGGATGTAATTGCGGATTAGCTCAGGGGCAATTTCTTCTGTTCCCCATCCGTCTCTAGTAATAATAAAGTCAATCAAGCTACTCTTCCCACTCCCATTCTTCCCAACAATAGCCGTAATGTTGCTAATGTTTTCTCCAAAGAAATTATCGGGGTAGTTGGGGTTAATGGGGGCGTGGGTTAGGGTTCCTCCTGTAACGGGGCCCTCTTTTTCGTTGGGTTCGAAATGGAATTTGTGCTTGGGCGAAAAGTTAAAGCCCTGTCTTTTTATGTTGTTGTACTCCTCTATCCAAACGTATAGCAGCTCCATGGTGGGTTGTTTAAGGCGTTAGGTAATGATTTTGCGATTTTTTCGGCCCTAAATATCGATAAAAAGTGGGCTGGTTGTTCACATTCCCTCCGAATGGTTGGCGAAAAGGAGCGGAGCCAATCTTGTTCGGTGACAAATCCTCCAAAAAAACTTTTTGAGCCATTTGTTTGCCAGCAAATCCTCCAAAAAAAGTTTTTAGGCTATTTGTTGGCCGACAAATCCCTCAAAAAATTTTTTAGTCCATTTGTTCGGCGATAAATCCTTCAAAAAAAGTTTTGTGCTATTTATTTGCCAGCAAATTCTCCCAAAAAAACTTTTGAACCATTTGTCGGTGGTCGGGAATGGCGTAGAGACTATTGTAGGGCATTTGGGGGGCTTGTCTGTCCGAAAAATGGCCAGCTGGCAGCGCCACGCTTTTAAGAACTATAGCTTACACGGGAAGCAAATTTTTACTTTTCGTAATAATAAATTGCAAAACATGTTTGGAGTTAATGTTTAATCGTATATATTAGCACTTGCAAATACAAACTAACAATAAATAACGTAAAGATGATTGAGCCAACGATGTTTCGACGCTACTCTCTAGAGGAGAAGCAGACCTTCACAGAGGAAACCATTCGTGCCGTAGATCCAGAGCTTGGTAAGTTACCCGAATACTCGGCTCTGGTGGCTCAGGTGAAAACCGATTATTCGAATATGATGAAGACCACCGAAGGATTGAACCATCCTGAGCTTACCAAGGTGGTAAACGATGGCGACAACCTTCGCGATGGCGGTATTGGTGGCCTTAGGGGCAATGCCAAACGAAGCCTAAACCGTACCGACCCCAAGTGGGTAGCTGCAGGAACTGTAATTCTGCAGGCATTCCACGATTTTGGCGAGGGGATGGCCTCTCTTGCAATTGCCAAGGAAACCGCAGCCGTGGGTAGGTTTCTAGCCGAGGTGGATAGAAATCCGGTGCTCCGTGCAGCCATCACCACCATTCAGTCGGATGCGTGGCTTCAGGATATGCGCGATGGCCAGCATATGGTGGAATCCGCTGTCGATCAGCGTGGGGTAGAAAGAGCCGCTGATGCGCTACCCTCTACCGTAGAGGCAGCCATGCCGCTGGTGGCCAGCATCGATAAACTGTTCCGCTATATCAACATGAAGCTGGAGTTTGATCCAAAGCCCGAGCTGGTGGCCCTGTCGAACCGGCTTAACGAGATCATCGCCCGCTACAAGCAGGTGGTTAAGCTGCGGCAGACGCTCCGCGAGCAGGAAAAGGATAAGAAGGACGACAAAAAGGACGATAAGGTAGAGGAAAAGAAATAGGAAATCCTGCCGTGAGGCAGCTCTTCATTGGTTGGTAATTTTGTTTTTTTTTAAAGGTTAGCTGAAGGGGGAGCGTGGTTAGGCCCCCCTTCTACTTCTAGGATTATTAGCATCGATTAGGTTGTCCTGCCGGGAGGCAGTTTCTATATGTGATACGTGATAATTAAGGTTAACTGTTGAGGATGCTGTGCTAGCGCGCAGCATCCCTTTTTTTGTGCGTGCGCCAGGCGGCTGCCCCTCAAAATGTGCGGCGCCGCTAGGAACTGAGCAAGAAAAAGCTACCTTTGGGGCATCCGCTCGGATGCATTAAATTTAACAGAATAGCTATGAAAAGATACCTATACGTTCTGCTGCTGGGTGCCTCTATGGCAGCCTCGTGCGCCAAGGATGGCAGCTCGCCGTCGGGATTTGGAACCGAATCGGGGATGCAGGCCAAGGATATTGTAGGAACTTGGACCTTTGAGACCCCTAAGGACGAAGATATTGTGGTGAAGGCTACGAGTGACGACTTTACAAAATTGGTAAAACAAGATCTTACCACCATGATGAATGGGGGCGTTCTTTCCTACATAATGTTCGATATTACCTTCGACGGCAGCCAGTACTGCTCGGCCGTAAACAACGCAACCGACCCCAAGGCTCGCTACCAGGGCGCGTACATCGTTAGTGGCGGTCGCCTGAATGCGGTGCTGAACTCCCCCAAAGATAATAAGTCCATTTACGGGAAGCTCGAAATGTCGGCCGACTCCACGCGCTACCTTGTCTTCGATAAGGATGCCTACATCGAGTCCTGGGCGCAGCAGCTTAAGAGCCAAGATCCCACGGGAACAGTCTCTGATCTTACCAAAAAGGCTGTGGAGCTGATGCGCACCTCCATCACCGAGCTCCGGTACCCCGTAAAGCTGGTGAGGAAGGATATTCAGTAGCCGCTTGGTGTAATGATTTTTCGGGGGGAGCCTATACGGTTCCCCCTTTTTTATGCGCCTTGGCGTGGTAGGCGAGGGAGTAAAAAAATGCTCTATAACGTTTTAGGTGGGTAATGTCCTCTTTTCATCTCGCTATTCAACCGCTTCACGGTTGTGATAATGCTGTACGCTGTTTCCCCGCATTGCATGCGGGGCTATTAAAATTCAATCTAAGTGCCATTGCATGATTGAAACTGTTTATCCCCTCCTTAGGAGGGGGCAGGGGGTGGGTTTACTTTTTCAAATCAACATTTTTCTTTACTTAGCGTTCTTAACCCACCCCTACCCCTCCCAAGGAGGGGATAACGAGCATGAATATGTATTTGAGTTTTGAGGAAAAGACTTAGCTTGACGGCTATGCAGGAGGGGTTGAATATATTCTCTGAGAAACGGGCTAGCTCATCGCTAATACCCACCCGATAGGACAAAAAAATCCCCATCTGACTTTCAGATGGGGATTTTCTTATTTCGATTACTCCTTAATCAGCTTTTTGTACTTCACGCGGTGGGGCGTCACATCGCCGAGGCGCTTCTTCTTGTTCTCCTCGTAGTCGGTGTAGCCACCCTCGAAGAACACCACCTGCGAGTCGCCCTCGAAGGCAAGAATGTGCGTAGCGATACGGTCGAGGAACCAGCGGTCGTGCGAGATTACCACGGCGCAGCCGGCAAATCCTTCGAGACCTTCCTCCAGCGCACGGAGCGTGTTAACGTCGATATCGTTGGTAGGCTCGTCGAGCAGCAGCACGTTGGCCTCCTCCTTCAGCGTTAGCGCCAGGTGCAGGCGGTTGCGCTCGCCACCCGAAAGGTTCTTTACGAGTTTCTCCTGATCGGAACCCGAGAAGTTGAAGCGCGATACGTAGGCGCGGGCGTTTACCGAGCGGCCACCGAGCATCATCAGCTCGTTGCCCTCCGAGATTACGTTGTACACGCTCTTTTCGGGATCGATGCTCTTGTGCATCTGGTCGGCGTACCCAACCTTAACGGTGTCGCCCACCGAGAAGGTGCCGCTATCGGGCGTCTCCAGCCCCATGACAAGCTTGAAGAGGGTGGTCTTACCAACTCCGTTGGGGCCAATAACCCCTACGATGCCGGCAGGTGGGAGCGAGAAGGTGAGGTTCTCGAACAGCACCTTGTCGCCGTACGCCTTGCTCACGCCCTGCACGTCGATAACGTGGTTGCCCAAGCGAGGCCCGTTGGGGATAAACATTTCGAGCTTCTCCTCCTTCTCCTTGCTATCCTCGTTAAGCATTTTGTCGTAGGCCGAAAGGCGGGCCTTGCTCTTTGCCTGACGGGCCTTGGGCGCCATGCGCACCCACTCGAGCTCGCGCTCTAGGGTTTTGCGGCGCTTGCTTTCGGTCTTCTCCTCCTGGGCTAGGCGCTTGCTCTTCTGGTCGAGCCAGCTGCTGTAGTTGCCCTTCCAGGGGATACCTTCGCCACGGTCGAGCTCGAGGATCCATCCGGCGGCGTTGTCGAGGAAGTAGCGGTCGTGGGTAACGGCGATAACCGTTCCCTTGTACTGCTGAAGGTGCATCTCCAGCCACTGGATGCTCTCGGCATCGAGGTGGTTGGTGGGCTCGTCGAGCAGCAGCACGTCGGGTTGCTGGAGCAGCAGGCGGCACAGGGCCACGCGGCGGCGCTCACCTCCCGAAAGAACACCAACCACCTGGTCGGGTTCGGGGCAGCGAAGCGCATCCATGGCGCGCTCGAGCATGCTGTCGAGCTCCCAGCCGTTCACGTGGTCGATCTGCTCGGTAAGCTCGCCCTGGCGCTCGATGAGCTTGTTCATCTCGTCGTCGCTCATGGGCTCCATAAACTTGGCGTTTACCGCCTCGTACTCTGCCAGCAAATCGACAACGGGCTGCACACCCTCCATAACGATTTCCTTCACCGTTTTGCTATCGTCGAGCTTCGGTTCCTGCTCCAGGTAGCCAACGCTGTATCCGGGCGAGAAAACCACATCGCCCTGTATGGATTTGTCCAATCCGGCGATAATGCGTAGCAACGTAGACTTACCCGAGCCGTTCAACCCGATGATGCCGATCTTGGCACCGTAGAAGAACGACAGGTAGATGTTGTTCAGAATCTTTTTGTTGTTGTGCGGGAGCACCTTGCTCACCCCAACCATCGAGAAGATAATTTTTTTGTCGTCGGACATATATAAGTTAGATATTAAGCTTTTGTATTAGACGCTAGATGTTAGATATTAGAAGTTAGATATTAGATGAGGATGTGTAAGCCTTTGTGCGATGCTATGTCCTATGTCTATTATCTAAAGTCTAAAATCTAAATTCTAAAGTCTCCCTCTAGTATCTGGCAATACGCTCTATATCCCAGCGGGTAAAGCCGCCCTTTTGGATTTTGTTTGCCTTGTGATCTCCGTAAAAGTAGAGCTTCGCATCGTCAGTTCCAAATAGCATCTTGAAGCAGCGGCCATTCTCCTTCCCTTTGGGGTAAACCATGTATCCTACAACGGTATTGGGGGTGTGCTGCTCAACGGCTTTGATGATTTCCTCGCGCGATACGAAGCGGATGTCGTTCTTGTTCTTCTTTTCCATGCGCTCTTGGGTTACGCCAGGGGCAACGTCATCCTTGCATATCAGGATTGTTTTGTTTGCCAGCTCCTCCACGTTCTTGTTGTAGAATCGGAGGCTTTCCTCTAGTATGCCGGGGTTCATCTTAAGGTTCTGAATGTGCAGCTGAAGGAAGTTAAGCATGGTTGGCAGCATGTACATGTTGTCGAAGGCCTCTTCGAGCGTAGTGGAAAAGGGGATGAATCCCAGGTCGGGCATGTCGGAGTAGGTTGCCGCATTACCACCCACCGACAGGGCTAAGTAGTAGTAGGGCGATTCGCGCTTGTCGTTGCTGTAGCGGACTTCGGTTATCCCAAGGAAGGAATTCTTGGCATCCGTTCTTAGGTTCTCGAACTCGGTAGAGTCTACGTACTTTACTGGGGTAACCTTCCAGTACTTGGTGAGGTTATCCTTAAGGCTGATATCTACCATTTTGTTCTCGTTAAATATCAGAACGGAGGTAGTCGATTTAAAAAAGCGTTCAACGTCGGCCGATGTAGCCTTTTTGCCTTGGGCTAAAGCTGATAGCGAAAGCACGAGGGTAAATGCAATAAGTCCTATTTTCTTCATTTTCATTTGAGTTGGTTGCAGTGACAAATGTAAAAAGGATTTTAGAATAGTAAGTTTTATTCATCTTAATTAAGCGAGTAGGAAAAATCCCCATTCGTGATTCTAGGCAATAAAAAAGAGAACGATAGATTGGCGAAACCCAACTATCGTTCTCCTATACATTAGCGGTAGTGGCTACTATTTTTTTGACAGCTTCTTAAGGTCGGATTCAAGCATCCCATCGGGCTTCGATCCGGAAATGTGGTGCATGTCGAAGTAGTACAGTAGGCCATCGGATGCGCTGAAAACCATCTTGTAGACGCGCTCTTGCATACGTTGTCCTTCAGGGCCAACCTTGTGGATGAACATTACGTTCTCATCCTTTTTAGCAATGGCATCCTCAATATCTTCTGGATTAACCACCTTCACAGGGAAGGGGTAAGCCTTACGCTGCTTGGTGATATCGCGCATATCCTTTTCAAGATCTTTCTCTACAACCCAAAGCTCCTTCTGTTTTACTTTAGGTGCATTATTGTTGTAGTCGTCGAGCATGTCAGACTTGAGCAGCTTAGGATCGGCCTTGAGCGCAAGGATGTGCTGCTGGAAAAAGCGTAGGAATGCCTCTAGCTTGTAGAAGTAGGAGGCATCTCCATTCTTGGAGTAGGCAACAGGAATGCTGATTACCTCTGGCATATCGGTAACCTTGCTGGTTGCCGAACCGTTCATGGCGCAAAAGTGGGTGTAGTTAATAGAGAGGTTTTCCTCGGGGTACTTAAAGTCAACCAACACCAAAAACGACTTGTCGCGGTCTTTACGCATTTGCTCGAACTGCGCCGAGGAGATAAACTCAAACTTGGTAAGAGTCCAGTTCGCAGCCATCGCCTCCTTAATCTTTAGGTTGAACGAGCTAATTTGGTTCGACTCCAGCACCACATAGGTTGTGTTCTTCAAGAACGTGTTCACGTCATCTGTCGTAGGCTTGTACCTTCCGGCAAAAAGCGACGTACTCAGAAAACCCAACAAAACAGCCAGTAATGTTCTTTTCATGATTATTCCCTTTAAAAAAAATGTTCTGTAAAATTAAACTTTAGCGCCTATCTACAAAAACAAAAATGCCATTAGCGTGAAAAATGGGTGCAGAACTAATATCTAACGTTGAATTAATGCGGAGGAAATGCTAATAATTGAGAATTTCTGTTATTTTCGGGGCGCTAATTATATGTAGAATTATGAAACTTGTCAACGAAGAAGATTTAATGAGAGCAGCGAACCTACAAGGTTTAGGTGGCGAAGGTATTGCTAAGCTGCTAATGTTCGTCTTGGGCTTTAACAAGGTAAACGATATTTACTCGAAAATTGGAGATAATAGGGGGCTCGACTTTATAAATAGCCTACTCGAGGAGCTTGGCATTAGATACGAAATTAATCCCGAGGAGCTGAAAAGAATCCCTCAAGGTGGATTTATCACCGTTTCGAACCATCCATTTGGAGGTATTGATGGCATTCTGCTGATGCTTCTCATATTGGAGCATCGTCCCGACTTTAAGGTGATGGTGAACTTCCTTCTGCAAAAGATTAAGCCGATCGAAGATTTCTGCCTACCCGTAAATCCTTTTGAGAATAAGAAGTCGATAAACTCCAGCTTGGCAGGTATAAAATGCGCCATCAAGCATGTTAAGGATGGTAATGGATTGGGAGTTTTCCCCGCCGGTGAAGTTTCGGCATTCAACCAGAGCCTCTTTAACGTAGCCGATAAGCAGTGGAACGATTCTATTATGAAGCTTATTAAGGGTGCCGAAGTTCCTGTTGTTCCCATTTACTTCCATGGCAGCAACTCTAACTTGTTCCACCTTCTGGGGATGGTGCATCCTATGCTGCGTACGGTGAGACTCCCTTCGGAATTGTTCAACAAGAAGAACAAAACAATAAAGATTCGCATCGGCAATCCTATTTCTGTAGAGGAGCAACGCGAGTTTAAGGGTAGCGACATCTCGCGTTATACCCGTTACTTGAGAGCCAAAACATACGCGCTCAGCTCGCCAATTAACGATAGCGAGGTGAAGAAGTTCTTTAAACCTCGCATTGTCAAGAAGACAGCGGTAGAGGCGGTTGTTGCACCTGTCGATCCTGAAGTTGTACAGGCAGAAGTTGCTGCGCTGAAAAATGAATACCTGCTTTTTACCAGCAAGAACTATTCGGTGATCTGTGCCCCTTCGGTAGAGATGCCTAATCTCATAACCGAAATTGGTCGTCTGCGTGAGCTTACCTTCCGCGAAGTTGGCGAAGGAACTAACCAAAAGATCGATATCGACGAATTTGACCTTTACTACAACCAGCTCTTTATTTGGGATGATGAGGCTAATGCTATTGTTGGCGCATATCGTGTTGGCAAAGGTCAGGAGATTATGGATCGTTACGGGAAGAAGGGCTTCTACATTCAATCCCTGTTCAAGATTAGCGACGAGTTTGCACCCGTACTCAACCAAAGCATAGAGCTGGGACGTTCGTTTATAGTAACGGACTACCAAAGAAAGCCGCTTCCTCTGTTCCTGCTATGGAAGGGGATTCTTTACTTCCTGCTCAAGCATCCCGAGTACCGATACCTCATAGGCCCCGTTAGCGTGAGCAACCGCTACTCCTCGTTCTCGAAGAAGCTTATAGTGAACTTTCTGAAGGAAAACCACTACGACTACGAGATGGCGAAGTACGTTAAGCCTCGGAATCGGTTTAAGGCTAAATACGATAATATCGATTCGGAGATTGTCGTTCAGCAGGCTAATGCCGATATCA
This window of the uncultured Acetobacteroides sp. genome carries:
- a CDS encoding HNH endonuclease, yielding MIPIRQHYTDAIVKNYLESILEFLKKNKTLSELESLLKCHASKFSIEDLLIGDVPTLREIAKEIGIDSSPEKKGNELTRKGRLIQKYELFRTRDVKRKNSIRMYNFPDLVELLGITVCPYCNRTFIYSTVRSESVKTICQIDHFFEKSKYPYLCLSLFNLIPVCSSCNLSKQSKKFGKSPLEIKDVDKGFKFSLEYAKADYTKPDAFKVITTTPDTDLKEQKEILGLEKLYEKHNDIGHELFLKQHIYSEDRIMELCESFPELFTSPNEVRQLVLGSYIDKKDVGKRPLAKMTRDIMLQLGFLAD
- a CDS encoding AAA family ATPase, with translation MELLYVWIEEYNNIKRQGFNFSPKHKFHFEPNEKEGPVTGGTLTHAPINPNYPDNFFGENISNITAIVGKNGSGKSSLIDFIITRDGWGTEEIAPELIRNYILITQDKDEQHHHFCSHALRDCIMQDDKMVKTKDVLDGFYVNEKGNNPHNILYYSTSINSNQKRPVNNSFTANISSNFLLETSGHPSAFELGKSKDHNSTNPSLTAFHLLDKKKQIEFFSHIRRISKENKLIPFACPDKFYIQVLFSFEDSYIDRLDLIQSPEYGLLKYRQHGTIQKEDIVKYLYFALLASTNYKERGIASYPELERNLNDEFNINTGFNDYSQLLDECINSSIFVIPISSNDRDERSSIFELTFKFNIDSFNKEVLLFIEDKEEKRTLKNWAYSIRPIIYWNDISDGEASLISLFARIWHEHKKAKSIFTTCIFDEPDTSLHPEWQKSLVDRFRWFFSLLGKKDNHHIIITSHSPIVVSDLPRENVIFLNTKEDEKGKPCCKVCDPKDMDRTFGANIHSLYRNSFFMDGVMGKFAEGKIGDVIKDLRGKGEITKERKTEIRFIIGQVGEPLVREMLLKQYNQKFHFNVEDRIEALEKELVALKARRDDTN
- a CDS encoding DUF6261 family protein, which translates into the protein MIEPTMFRRYSLEEKQTFTEETIRAVDPELGKLPEYSALVAQVKTDYSNMMKTTEGLNHPELTKVVNDGDNLRDGGIGGLRGNAKRSLNRTDPKWVAAGTVILQAFHDFGEGMASLAIAKETAAVGRFLAEVDRNPVLRAAITTIQSDAWLQDMRDGQHMVESAVDQRGVERAADALPSTVEAAMPLVASIDKLFRYINMKLEFDPKPELVALSNRLNEIIARYKQVVKLRQTLREQEKDKKDDKKDDKVEEKK
- the ettA gene encoding energy-dependent translational throttle protein EttA yields the protein MSDDKKIIFSMVGVSKVLPHNNKKILNNIYLSFFYGAKIGIIGLNGSGKSTLLRIIAGLDKSIQGDVVFSPGYSVGYLEQEPKLDDSKTVKEIVMEGVQPVVDLLAEYEAVNAKFMEPMSDDEMNKLIERQGELTEQIDHVNGWELDSMLERAMDALRCPEPDQVVGVLSGGERRRVALCRLLLQQPDVLLLDEPTNHLDAESIQWLEMHLQQYKGTVIAVTHDRYFLDNAAGWILELDRGEGIPWKGNYSSWLDQKSKRLAQEEKTESKRRKTLERELEWVRMAPKARQAKSKARLSAYDKMLNEDSKEKEEKLEMFIPNGPRLGNHVIDVQGVSKAYGDKVLFENLTFSLPPAGIVGVIGPNGVGKTTLFKLVMGLETPDSGTFSVGDTVKVGYADQMHKSIDPEKSVYNVISEGNELMMLGGRSVNARAYVSRFNFSGSDQEKLVKNLSGGERNRLHLALTLKEEANVLLLDEPTNDIDVNTLRALEEGLEGFAGCAVVISHDRWFLDRIATHILAFEGDSQVVFFEGGYTDYEENKKKRLGDVTPHRVKYKKLIKE
- a CDS encoding lysophospholipid acyltransferase family protein, with translation MKLVNEEDLMRAANLQGLGGEGIAKLLMFVLGFNKVNDIYSKIGDNRGLDFINSLLEELGIRYEINPEELKRIPQGGFITVSNHPFGGIDGILLMLLILEHRPDFKVMVNFLLQKIKPIEDFCLPVNPFENKKSINSSLAGIKCAIKHVKDGNGLGVFPAGEVSAFNQSLFNVADKQWNDSIMKLIKGAEVPVVPIYFHGSNSNLFHLLGMVHPMLRTVRLPSELFNKKNKTIKIRIGNPISVEEQREFKGSDISRYTRYLRAKTYALSSPINDSEVKKFFKPRIVKKTAVEAVVAPVDPEVVQAEVAALKNEYLLFTSKNYSVICAPSVEMPNLITEIGRLRELTFREVGEGTNQKIDIDEFDLYYNQLFIWDDEANAIVGAYRVGKGQEIMDRYGKKGFYIQSLFKISDEFAPVLNQSIELGRSFIVTDYQRKPLPLFLLWKGILYFLLKHPEYRYLIGPVSVSNRYSSFSKKLIVNFLKENHYDYEMAKYVKPRNRFKAKYDNIDSEIVVQQANADINKIDKFISDVESEDYRMPVLLKKYTKLGGKIISLNVDPLFNDCLDGLLVLDLFNVPYDVITSLSKEINDKTILERFNQTDYAFEE